A segment of the Trifolium pratense cultivar HEN17-A07 linkage group LG7, ARS_RC_1.1, whole genome shotgun sequence genome:
TCACCTGTTGTCTATAGTTAACAGTATGCATATCCAAAATCCAAAGTAAATGATCTTTCAAAACTCACTCAAAAAATGTGATAAATGTGGGATCCTGAACTCAACTACTCAAACTTATAACCAAGTTGTATTCTAGTCTGTCATAAAGATTTGCCAAAATTTTGCTTTTCGCTGCTTAACTAAAAGAACACTCCTATTTTAAACAGTGTGTCCGACTCTATGTACTATGTAGCACTGATGCTTTTGATTGAATGTGTTCCGTGTCCGACCCTGACGCATGcggttacattcaatcacttccttttatcaaattattaccagTGTCTATGTGTTAGTGTTGTGTttgtgtcggtgcttcataggTCGTATTGGTTTTTTGTGTATTTTCAACAGCGAAGACACAGGCAGAgttttaatcaaattaaaatagaaCTTGTAATTTCTTACTTTTGTATCCTACCATGCTTCATTCTTACTTTTGTAGCTAGTTTCAGTTCAATTAAATAGAGATAGAATCATAGAATGACAATTTCAGCACTGATTCTATGTTCTGTGTTGTTAATAGTCCTCTTTAGACATAATTTGATAGCCATGTTAAAGAATATAGTAGGATTTAGTAAACAATACCTGATCTGGACTGATATAAAGCTTAGGTCCCATTAAGCTGAACTGAAGAGATTGACAGACAGGCTCTTTTCTTTGTAGATTATTCTGCTCTGGTGCCCAAACTCGAGTTATTTGGAAATCCAGGAAATATTGTAGGTCTTCAATAGGAGGTTTGTCTGCTTAATATAAAAGAGGGCCAATTATGtatactttgaaaaaaaatgttaacatgcATTTTGTTATGCATGTCTAGAAATCGTCATGCATGGTGTTTACTGTTTACTATACcagttttcaaaatattatattaatggCAATCTCCTTTTTTTTGGTAAGCCATATGTAACTAACAAATCTTGCAGATAATGAAATACACACATTATCTGCTTTCACAATAATGACATACACGCCAATTGTAACTTCTCCATTTTGGTTGAGTTTGGAAGTGTTATAACTTTATTTAGCTTATGCAGCTAACATTTATTCCTAAGAATGTCTCATTGTAAATTCACAAAGTTTCAAACTGCTTTAAAAAGTATCCTGATTGATATTGCAGCTTATATTATGAGAAAGCTGATGATATTAACTGCTCCAAGGACTCGACAAGTTCATTACCCTAGAATAACTGTTGCCAGCAGTAATAAAACCAACTTCACAGCAATAATAATTGGATTAGAACTTACACTCCAGATATAGTTCAATTGCACGGGCCAAAAGCTTTACACCATGTACTTCTTCAAGAAGAGAAACGATGGGTGTAAACTTCATGTTAATGATGTCTGGTGCCAATTTTACAGTTTCCACCCATTTAGTATGACTTTGCTCAAGATCATCCCCTCCTCTCCTCCTAAAAATGACTGTAACATCCTGCAGCaacattatgaaaattatttcaCTGAGATTCGTAGAGTATGTACTAAATTAGTGACTAAATCATTTTCTGTTAATGgcttatttgaatttatctactggcataagcacttgtgagttGTGAGATTGTTcgaagagcttatggaaacagcttatgacatctTCATGAgatgttttcaacttattttgataagctctctgtgatagtttatgaaaacagtCTATAGTTTAtattaaaacagtttgactttttttatcttttgttaagaaataacttatagttgcgtaaaaataaaaaagaaagaaatagcttatagcttatacataacATAAGCCcttatatgataagcacttaattaaacTACTTATTCAAACAAGACTTAGAGAGAATGCAATTGCAATAAATAAATGCAAAAGGCTAAACCATGATGCATttgcataaaataaattaagtttcaTAAATAATCAGAAGCAGAAAAGGTCTGTCTATTTTCTCGGTAATGGTGGGAAAGAGGTTACTTTTAATACTAACCTTCTCCTTGTACTTCAAAGCAGCAGGTCCAGATGTGTTTTTTGCATCAAGAAACCTATCATTTTCAATGTCCTTAACATAGTTCTCAATGTCTGGTGCAGACAAAGAAGATGATTGGTGCTGCCTAACATACACGACGTCTCTTCCACCAACTGTTGCAGATGTAACAATATGGGTACCATAATTCTCAATAAAACTGAGAAGCAAGGGCAAAATTTTCCAATTAGAACTTGACTCTGTCAATACCAACTAGCAAATAGAATATATAAACTCTTTCTTTTGGGATTTTTAAGGGGAAATGTGGGGGGAAATTGGATCAATCAACTAAGTCAGATTATATATATGCTTTGTGAAATCTTCATTGTCACAGTactacaaaaatgaaaaattccATTGTCTTCTAGATGCTTATGTAGAAATATGCTCTTTcatttgaaagaaagaaaaaaaaaaaaaaaaaaaacagattaaGAATCTGGAAAATACAAAGCACAATTTCTTTAACAAGATAACTAAATGACATTGATGACAAGTGAAGCATACAGAAATTCATTCACTATAACAATGTATTTGTCTCGGCCAGCCAGGAGTTTTCGTGTTATCATCAAACTAAAAATCTTAACCTGAACAATTCAGACAAAGTTATGGTCATTTGGAGTTTCAAAAACTCTTTAGTTTTTGGTCCGTTTCCTATGAAGAATAAACAGGATGATTGGCTCATGTAAGTGCATCCCAAGACTCTATAACTTTTAGAGTAGACTTCACTAAGAAATATTCAAGGGGTTGTATGACTTGAGCTCAAGTATACAGATTTATGTTTAAGAATATCAAGCCAAAACCATTTTCTGCATAAAAGGATAACTCAATACTATTACATTAATAAAAACAGTAAAACTTAGCTTACCTAGCCAAGGATGCTGGATCCCAAGAGTAAGGAACAGCGCGCCTGACTTCATCATTCAAAACCAAATTTTGTTTCGTTAATTTAACTTCAAACAGTGGAATGAAATATCCAACCATGGCAAGTGATTTGGTGGCTGCTGCATCAACCATCGAGGAGCCAGTGAAATTGAACATAGAATTGAAGCTTCCAAGTGGAATGTGTCCTTTTATGCCTGACCTCTCATTGAAATAGTTTGCCATCTGAAAAATTCAGTCATCCTTTATAAATGAATGCTACAGTAAAAATCATGAATAGAGTCTATAAATATAACCTTCGCAATACATCAAAGTGGCTTTAGAGTATCCATCTATATTCAATCAAATGAGGCTATTGACAgatttcaaaacaaatcaactATTGAGAACCATCCATTTGTTCGAACATTTAAAGAGGAAAAATATAGAAGACTGCACCATTCACATCCAAAATCATTTCTACTACTCCAAAATATGTGTTAACACTGGCATTATATCACTGGATTATATACTAAAATATCATCAATTTCTTCGCAAGATAGTATCGGACATAGACCTGGCCGCTCAAAGGAACTGTAAAACTATGAAACTCCCCATTGTTCTAAGCGAAACTAAAATTTCAATAATGCTCAAAGACACAAATATAGAAGTATCTTCTACAAGATATAATGAAAATTCAATCACCCAAATATAAACAATTTTATCATCCCCACCATTTTCCCATACTTTGGTGCATCAATCTTCGACTTATTATGCATTTAATAACAAATCGATGTTTCGTAAACTTTAAGAAGAATTTAAGTCAACCCTTGAATATTCTTTGAATGCCTCTCTCCATCCTTTAGAGCTAATATACTGCCATACtgttttttcatataaaaaaagtagCAGCAAAATAACATAACCACGGTAAGTAGAAACTTCTTTGGAAATTTGCAGAAGttgcaagataaaataaagCTTTGATGGAGAGAGAtaaaaacataaagttaatgcATTGATGGCTCAGAGCTTGACTAAACGTTTCATAATTGTTCAATACCAATGCAGAGACTAATTCAAGTAAGATGCGCTGTTACCAAACTCACTGATAATGTTCTGCTTGACGAATTTGTGCCTTTATCATAACATAGTATGCTTGTTTTACGGATAGGCAAATGTTAGTAAGTTAGTGGTTATGTTAGTTTCCAGGATTTGAATCATGGACCAATGAAGCTACTTATGTACGTGGGGCTGTGACGTAGTTTGTTTAATGCCCCTTTAAATTGCAACAGGCCAATCACTTGCCAAAAATAAAATGCTGCTTAAGGGCATATGAGACCTAACTGGAATCATCTAACTCCTATGAAGCACGGGACACGACACGGacgacaccaataataatttgagaaaatgatataattcagtgtaatcataagtgtttGTGTCGTGTCGGTACACCGACGTGTGTCCGACACTGGGATACatctaatctgaggagtgtccatgcttcatagtcTAACTCCTATTTCAGGAAAACTAGGGACCCAAAGGAATTAATCTGCTAAAACCATTCTTATCTAATCTAATTATGCATTGCACATTCCTAACGAAAAAACACAATTGATGCATCAATCTAGGACATGCTAAGGAACAGAAATCCTAAGTATTGAATTAAGCATTGCATTTAGAAAATACAATGCAACAAATTGAAGTCACAAACCAACCCACAAACTcacaaataaaagcaaaaacaaCATAACAAACTCTATCTTCTAACATAGCATAGtaactaacaactaacattagcctataaaaaaaataactaaataaacaaataagtaaataaataaaaatggaaaattttcctttttataagaaattccCATCTCAAGCAATCaacaaaaccaaatcaaaatccagaaaaaataaaaataaataaatagaaagaaaacAATCACCTCTTGGAAACTACAAACAGGGGTTCTGAGAATACCACTTGTCCCATTAGAGAAATCAATGTCTGCAGAAACATCAGGAACAACAAGTTGTTGAGAAAGAACAAGATCCCTAGTATGTTGTTCATCAAGATGAACAAGTCTAGACCCAGGTGCACCTTTACAATAAAGAAGCCTAATATCTGATGTAACATCAAAACCACGACCCAAAGCTTGGATTGAGTTGATAAGAGTTGCAGAAAGAGAATCAGAAGAGTTTCTTGTTGAAGTTGAGTTTTCCATTCTATAGCATTTGTTATGGAAAAAAGTTGagatttttaataagaaaatgaagagaaaaaaagtggggttgaattgaatgaatgaatgaataggTTGGACTTTGTAGTAGCTGTTGGTGGTGAGGTTGTTGATGTTGTTCTTGTTTGTTCTAAAAGGGATTTCTTTGACTGTAACAACAATGaataaataatcaattattCTGAAAACGCGTTTTTTTGTAAGCTGGTAGGGACCATTGTCCATCCACATGGTTCAAAGAGGAGGCTTTCTCattcattttgaattttgaatacttttttttttttttttcttgtgagTTTTTGTTGTGAGATTCTCAGTTGACTAATAATCCTTTTTGAGATGTGAGGTTTTTAATTCTTAAAATGAATTCTTAAAATGAATtcttaaaattcatttttaattcttAGGCTAGTTgatgcattttttatttgattcgTCTTTTGCATTGAGAATCATGAGTTGAGCTTAtttgtgttttaaaaaaattgaaatttaattaTCAATTTTGTGTATAAATTATCATTATCACTCTTTTTCAATATTAGGATTATATACATATGATAAGTAattcttaaattttataaattcgTCAGTTTAATCTTTACTATtaagatgttattattatttattcaaaaaaaaaaaaaaatattggactCTGAACTTCTAATTTTACTCCCTTACAGATTAGATAGCGAGTATGTAAAATagtaactaaatttttttttatcccctcactcttttctcatctcccgtgattttttttaatgaaatatcGTTCGTAAGTTAAAGTGCGAACATTTCCTTCACCCCAAAGATGTGTGTGAGATTGATTAATCAAGAGATCATGCACATAGATGCAATATCATGAGATTATGCACATAACTAGAATTGATCACCGGTTCATATTAGGAATATAATAATTAGCATTGATGTGTTTTTTCGTAATATTTTTGAGTTCGCACTCTAAGTAGCTAAATGTGTTCGAGTTCGCACTCTAGATAATGAACTATGTCTTTTCATAATATTGACGTTCATAGGGAGCGTGATGGGTGCAAACGTTAGGATtgggataaaaaaaatatatatgtcgTTCGCAACTTAAGTAGCGAGCAGGGTTTTTTGAATCTTTAATAATTTAGAATGATGCGCGAGAAACTATAGGGGGTGCGAAAAGAAGAACTCTTCGATTTTCGAGTGAAAAAGCTCCAAAGTTGGTGTCCAAGCTCAACCCTATGTGAGCTACAGACTTTTCAGACAagccccttttttttttttgcgtaaCAAGCCCACATAATTTATCATGTTTCCTTAGGTGAGAGGTTTGCCTTTGTTTGAGTAAACCCCTTTCACTAAGGTTTTGAAGCATTGAGGTGTTGGAAAATTTTATCTTGCGTCAACCCCActtttt
Coding sequences within it:
- the LOC123896538 gene encoding MACPF domain-containing protein CAD1 codes for the protein MENSTSTRNSSDSLSATLINSIQALGRGFDVTSDIRLLYCKGAPGSRLVHLDEQHTRDLVLSQQLVVPDVSADIDFSNGTSGILRTPVCSFQEMANYFNERSGIKGHIPLGSFNSMFNFTGSSMVDAAATKSLAMVGYFIPLFEVKLTKQNLVLNDEVRRAVPYSWDPASLASFIENYGTHIVTSATVGGRDVVYVRQHQSSSLSAPDIENYVKDIENDRFLDAKNTSGPAALKYKEKDVTVIFRRRGGDDLEQSHTKWVETVKLAPDIINMKFTPIVSLLEEVHGVKLLARAIELYLEYKPPIEDLQYFLDFQITRVWAPEQNNLQRKEPVCQSLQFSLMGPKLYISPDQVTVGRKPVTGLRLSLEGNKQNRLAIHLQHLVSLPKNLQPHWDAHMAIGAPKWQGPEEQDSRWFEPIKWKNFSHVSTAPIEITETNIGDLSGVHIVTGAQLGVWDFGAKNVLHLKLLFSKVPGCTIRRSVWDHNPSTPAATHKSDGASSSSTKKPSDDKKEDSSAHIGKLAKIVDMTEMSKGPQDIPGHWLVTGAKLGVEKGKIVLRIKYSLLNY